TGGGTGCACCTGAATCGCATTACCTTCAATCAGTACTGGGCGGAATGCCTGGATACCCTGACGGTGCAGCGTTGGCGCACGGTTGAGCATTACGTGCTTGCTCTTAATGATATCTTCGAGAATGGCCCATACTTCTGGTACGCCGTCTTCAATGAGTCGGCCGGCACCGCGAATGTTGTACGCCAGCTCCTGTTCCAAGAGTTCAGCAATCACAAACGGACGGAAGAGCTCAAGTGCCATATGCTTCGGGAGACCGCACTGATCAAGCGCGAGCTCAGGACCAATCACAATCACTGAACGTCCTGAGTAGTCTACACGCTTACCGAGCAGGTTCTGGCGGAAGTACCCCTGCTTGCTCTTTAGGTAGTCAGAGAGAGACTTCAGTGGACGACGCTGCGCAGCACTCATAGCTGAGTACGCGCCACCACCGTGACGGATAGAGTTGTCGATGAGCGCGTCAACCGCCTCCTGGAGAATACGCTTTTCGTTACGCAAAATTACGTCTGGAGCCTGGATATCAATCAGCTTCTTAAGACGGTTGTTGCGGTTGATTACACGACGATAGAGGTCGTTGAGGTCTGAAGACGCGTGACGTCCTCCTTCAAGTGCCACCATTGGACGAATCGCTGGTGGTACCACTGGAAGACGAGTCAAGAAGAGCCACTCTGGACGCACGCCAGCATTGATCATGCCGCGAATAAGCGCCAAACGCTTATCGAGCTTAGCTCGTTCCATAGCACCAGCCTTGGTGTAGCGGTCTTCGAGCTGATCTGCCAACGTTGGCAAATCAAGATTCTTAAAGAGTTCGAAGATAGCTTCTGCACCAATCCGAGCCTCAAACAGCGTTGAGTACTTGATTGAGAACTTGTGGAAGCTCGCTTCATCAAGTACTACACCTTGCTTAATACCCTCTACTTCCTTCTTTACCTCATCCATGCGAAGCTTGAGTGCGTCACGGGCTTCTTCGTTCGTAAGTGCCTTAAGCTTCGTCTTAAATTCAGTATCGAGCTCACCAAGGATGCGCGTACGATCCTGTTCACTCACCTTCGTCACAATGTAGCCAGCGAAGTAAATCACCTTTTCTACTGATGATGCGGTGATGTCGAGAATCATCGCAATACGACTTGGTACGCCACGAAGGAACCAGATGTGTGCTACCGGCACACAGAGATCGATGTGACCCATACGTTCACGACGAACGATCGCGCGGGTGACTTCCACCCCACACTTTTCACACACAATACCCTTGTAACGGATACCGCGATACTTCTTACACGAACACTCGTAGTCTTCGACCGGGCCGAAGATACGCTCGTCGAAGAGACCATGCTTTTCCGGACGCTGCGTTCGGTAGTTAATGGTTTCTGGCTTGGTCACTTCTCCCCATGACCAGTCAAGGATCTGTTCTGGAGAAGCCAGCTTGAGGCTTACGCCAGTGTAATTGGTTGGCACTGGTGCAGGCTTCTTGAATTCTGTTTTCTTGAATGTTGATTCGTTAGACATAGGCAGAAGCGTTAGTTGTTCTCATAATTACGACGCGTCTCTTCTTTATCGAGCTTCACATCAAGAGCGAGGCCACGAAGCTGATTGAGGAGTACGTTGAACGCAGCTGGCGTGTGTGGGTGACTGATTTGTTCACCGCGCACAATCGCATCAAAGGCTGCTGAACGTCCAACAATGTCGTCTGACTTGATAGTAAGCATTTCTCGGAGTGTATAGGCCGCACCATAACCAAGGAGCGCCCACACTTCCATCTCTCCGAAACGCTGTCCACCAACCTGCGCCTTACCGCCAAGCGGCTGCTGGGTGATAAGTGAGTATGGACCAATCGAACGCATGTGGATCTTGTCTTCCACCATGTGGTGCAGCTTCAAGATGTACATGTATCCAACCGCTGTCTTCTGCGCAAATGGCTCGCCAGTAAGACCGTCGCGAAGCTGAATCTTACCGTCGGTTGGAAGACCGGCTTCAGTGAGTTGGTTCTTTACGTCAGTTTCATTGGCACCAGCAAATGGTGGCACAATAGCCTGGAAGCCAAGCGTGCTTGCTGCCATACCAAGGTGAAGCTCAAGAATCTGACCGAGGTTCATACGTGATGGCACACCAAGCGGAGTAAGCAGTACATCAATTGGCGTACCATCTTCCATGTACGGCATGTCTTCCTCTGGAAGAATACGTGAGATCACACCCTTGTTACCGTGACGACCAGCGAGCTTGTCACCGACTGATACGTTACGTACCTGAGCAATCGTGATGTGGATGCGCTTAATCACGCCTGATTCAAGCTGATCACCGTTTTCGCGCGAGAAGATCTTTACCCCAATCACACGACCACGCTTTCCAGCTTCAAGACGAAGTGACGTATCCTTCACATCCTTTGCCTTTTCGCCGAAGATTGAGCGAAGAAGACGCTCTTCTGGTGTAAGCTGGGTTTCTCCCTTAGGAGTTACCTTACCCACCAAAATGTCACCGGGGCGTACTTCCGCACCAATGCGGATAACACCGGTTTCATCGAGATTGCGGAGCTTAAGTTCAGATACGTTAGGGATATCTGGAGTAGTTACTTCTGGGCCAAGCTTAGTATCTCGCACCGCCACTTCGAGTTCATCGATGTGGATGGTTGAGAACTTTGCCTTCTTCACGAGACGCTCAGAAATAATAATCGCGTCTTCGTAGTTAGCACCATTCCATGACATAAATGCCACGAGTGCATTCTGACCTACTGCAATCTGACCATTGTCAGTTGAGGTTGTATCAGCAAGCAAGTCGCCTCGCTTTACCTTCTGACCAAGCGCGACCGCTGGACGGTGTGCAAACGCAGAGAAGTCGTTTGTGCGCTGGAGTGACGTAAGTGGATACTCATCAGTCTTACCATCCTTCTTCTTCACTACTACTTTCTTAGCGTCTACCTCTACTACTTCACCCGCTTCGCGAGCGTAGAGTACGCGACCAACGTCACGTGCCGCTTCACCTTCAACACCAGTTGCCACAATCGGCGCCTCCTGCACAACACACGGAGTAGCCTGCTTCTGCATGTTTGAGCCCATGAGGGTACGGTTGGCGTCGTCGTGATTGAGGAATGGAATCATTGAAGTCGCCACTGAGAATGGCTGATTGGTAGCGATATCGATGTAGTCGATATCTTCACGAGCCACTACACGTGGTTCGCCCTTAAAGCGAGCCTCCACGAGCTCTGGCTTAATCTTGCCCTTGTCGTCTACCTCTACAGCAGCGTGCGCAATCGTAAAGCCCTCTTCTTCATGAGCGTTCATGTAGATCACTTCATCCTGAAGCTTTCCTTTATGCACCTTCATGTACGGTGTTTCAATGATACCGAAGCGGTTGACGCGTGAGTACATTGAAAGACGTAAGATAAGACCAATGTTTGGACCTTCTGGCGTGTGGATTGGACAGAGACGTCCGTAGTGACTTGGGTGTACGTCACGCACTTCAAAGCCAGCGCGCTCACGAGTGAGACCGCCTGGACCAAGCGCAGAAAGGGTGCGGAGGTGTTCTACCTCAGCGAGGATGTTTTGCTGCTGTGAGAATTGTGACAGCTGGTTGGTGGTGAAAAATTCCTTGATCGCAGCCTGGAGTGGACGTGGGTTGATGATCTGCATCGGAAGCGACGTTTCAGCTTCAATCGTAGACATACGATCCTGAATGTTTCGCTTCATGCGAGTCATACCAACACGCACACGCTGCTGGAGCATTTCGCCAAAGTAACGCACGCGACGGAAACCGAGGTGGTCGATATCGTCAGGAAGCGCGGTCACATCGTGATTGCACTCAATGATGTACTTTAGAATACGCTGCAAGTCTTCAGTTGAAACAGTCCGATTCGCTACTGCCTTTGCATCAATAGGCAAACCAAAACGACCATTGAAGTGGTGACGACCAATCTCTGAGAGGTCATAGCGCTCTGGTGCAAAGATAGAATTTACGAATTCCTTTGCGTTATCGATCGTCGCCAAGTCACCATCACGAAGACGCTTGTAGATTTCAATATATGAATCATCAGTCGTCTTAGCAGGATCCTTTTCAATCGTCGCCTTCATGTACTCTTCACCACGCTCAACGCCTTTCATGAGCTTGACCATGTCAGCATCCTTTTCGACACCAAGTACACGGAGGAGTGAAGAAATCGGGAACTTCTTCTTGCGATCAATCTTTACGTAAATTACGCCGTCGGCTTCAGACTCGATTTCTACCCAAGCTCCTCGAGCTGGAATAATCTTTGCTCCAAAGAGTGTCTTGCCTTTAGACTCAGCTGCGGTAAAGAAGATACCGTAACTACGAGCAAGCTGTGGCACGATAACGCGCTCCACACCG
The nucleotide sequence above comes from Candidatus Nomurabacteria bacterium. Encoded proteins:
- a CDS encoding DNA-directed RNA polymerase subunit beta encodes the protein MSKQDVTELSVGHWPQRRFEKAAAPRIPLPDLIEPQRESYTWFVETALKEIFKEFSPIADYSEKKFELAFKKYEMGAPKYSPEFAKENKRTYEAPLRATVVLKNKTFDSDKEQEIFMTDVPVMTDNGTFIINGVERVIVPQLARSYGIFFTAAESKGKTLFGAKIIPARGAWVEIESEADGVIYVKIDRKKKFPISSLLRVLGVEKDADMVKLMKGVERGEEYMKATIEKDPAKTTDDSYIEIYKRLRDGDLATIDNAKEFVNSIFAPERYDLSEIGRHHFNGRFGLPIDAKAVANRTVSTEDLQRILKYIIECNHDVTALPDDIDHLGFRRVRYFGEMLQQRVRVGMTRMKRNIQDRMSTIEAETSLPMQIINPRPLQAAIKEFFTTNQLSQFSQQQNILAEVEHLRTLSALGPGGLTRERAGFEVRDVHPSHYGRLCPIHTPEGPNIGLILRLSMYSRVNRFGIIETPYMKVHKGKLQDEVIYMNAHEEEGFTIAHAAVEVDDKGKIKPELVEARFKGEPRVVAREDIDYIDIATNQPFSVATSMIPFLNHDDANRTLMGSNMQKQATPCVVQEAPIVATGVEGEAARDVGRVLYAREAGEVVEVDAKKVVVKKKDGKTDEYPLTSLQRTNDFSAFAHRPAVALGQKVKRGDLLADTTSTDNGQIAVGQNALVAFMSWNGANYEDAIIISERLVKKAKFSTIHIDELEVAVRDTKLGPEVTTPDIPNVSELKLRNLDETGVIRIGAEVRPGDILVGKVTPKGETQLTPEERLLRSIFGEKAKDVKDTSLRLEAGKRGRVIGVKIFSRENGDQLESGVIKRIHITIAQVRNVSVGDKLAGRHGNKGVISRILPEEDMPYMEDGTPIDVLLTPLGVPSRMNLGQILELHLGMAASTLGFQAIVPPFAGANETDVKNQLTEAGLPTDGKIQLRDGLTGEPFAQKTAVGYMYILKLHHMVEDKIHMRSIGPYSLITQQPLGGKAQVGGQRFGEMEVWALLGYGAAYTLREMLTIKSDDIVGRSAAFDAIVRGEQISHPHTPAAFNVLLNQLRGLALDVKLDKEETRRNYENN